The genome window TGAAGTGGTCCCCCTACCCACCCACACAAGAAAACGACAAATGATGTCTACTCCTTCTAGAAATAGTCAACAAAtagtatcaaccaggcacactgTGCCATACATGTagcttgaatgaatgaagtcaGTCAAATGAATTCTGTTCCCGCCCCTTTACtgatatgaatatattaatAATTCCCATTGATACAAGtgtgtacacatacaatgtCCATTCAGAGTACACTACGTTTTATGTACACACAGCAATGTCTTCCATTGAATCAGCAGTACGCTACAGGGTAAACAAAGATGGACTTTGGACCGTACTTGTAATGATAAGATTTGCAATAATGCGCATGCTTCCTCAATTGGCTCCACCTACTAAACACTACCCgctttttttgaaatacactgCCATCTTGAAATACTGGACTGCCACTGGGATTGCTTCGGATGTCAATGTGTGCTGTTATGTTTCATGAATTCCTGCCTCAGATTTCTACTACATGTCATCAGAGTCCATTCCTCAGTATTGACAGGTATACAAATGGCCTTTTTGAAGGCCATACTGGATTTTTCTAAATTCATTTTCAAGGTTTCAACCCAATGAGTAATGTTGGAAAAAGTTGGTACTGGTATTTGTGCTAGCACACCTTACATCCCAACTGTAATATACTGTAGTATAAAGATGGAATATTTTTGCAATGATGAAATAAGACCACCAAATACTTGGGGAGGTATCAAGATTTGTTTGTGCAGAAATACTCCTACTTGTGTATCTTGaaaattataaacatgtataaaCATGCACTAAATTATGCCTCTAAGAGATTAAAAACAGGTATACAAAAATTGTCCACTTTTATGATGAAGTGAATTCATCTGAGTTTTGACATCACACCAAACATGAACATGGTAAACCAGTAACTTGGTACAATGTAATCCTTGCAATGCAGAGTAGCATAcctcatgtacatacatatttacGCATGTACACTGCTATATGATAAGCCAATTTCATGCTTGTTGATAAATAACCTTAGTTGTTCACATCAATTGGTAATTTTTTTAGACAATTTAACTTGATACATTTGGGCATATCTACAGTAAAAGGGTCGGTACACGTAATATGTGTTCACCACTAAGTctagaaatgatatgaaatacagTGTTCAATGGAAATTCAAGGGCTGTTATCATCTTTTTCTAATCAATACCATGCCTTTcagttgaaaaagaagaaatttttaatgaacatcttacttgatctTCATATGTTAGTACACAGATGTCAGTCCAGCATTGGTGTCACAcatccgaaaaaaaaaggaaaaaatcttTTTACATAAATTTTAATAGATTGCTTTTTTAGAAGCAAGTTGGGGCAAAGTTATAATTTATTAAACTGCTCTATAGGATCATTTTCTTAATACTAGGGGTAATCAACATTAGAATAGAATATAACCATAAATCCCTTATTTTATGGACCTTGCTTTTACtcaggaaatacatgtacccatTTCTCTTCATTAGTTGAAAACTACACTGTCAAACAGCACTAGCATCAATACATTGCACAAATATCacttgaagacaaaaaaaaaaaaaaaactgacgcATATGTATGTGTTATTAAGCATTTTAGGTGAGAAAGATTGAGTAAAGAAGTAAAGTTGGTGGACAAATTTCAGtttaaatgttttttattttgaattatcAAGTTCTTTGTAGTTTGTAAGTCATTTCACTGTTAAATTCCCACCGAAGAATACAAAAAGAAAGGATTCAGTACATGATAAATAATACTCTTTTTTAATGATGTTCATGAATGTCTGATGGTAAGGCTCCTCTCTCCTGTTTCCCAACAGAATATCAAAGCATCTGGTTCACAAAATGGGGAGCATCACAAGACCTTTTGTACTACCACTTGCGACAGCGCTGATGTGCCTTAACAGCTACAGTCTAGCTGTGGAAGTCTACAAGTTCTACGAAGGGAGAGATGTGTCGCTGAAGTTCAATCAACCTCTGTCCAGTGACTCTACCTTTGAATATGAGATTCACTTGATTTACTCCTCCTGTTTCTTCTGCAGAAATGGAACCATGATTCCAGGCTGCCTTACACCTCAGCAAAGCATGCGTTTCTCTGTTCATTTTCTAAGAACATCGACTAACTTGACAGTGACTCTCCGTATACACAATATCAATGCTGAGGATAGCCAAATATATCTATTTGCAATGAGGGAAGATAGAAATGGAAAAAGACACTTTTCCAATCAAGACGCCTACATTGAAGTTTTGCGTCCACCAAGTCCACCACACTGTATCATTAAACCCACTGAGTATTCAGCTGCATTGAATGAGATTAACTGCACATGTTTGCTTGGCAGTGATGGAGATGGTTCTCTCTACTGCTTCCAAGATGCAAGAAAGATTCCATACAAGGGTGCACCAGTGCGTCTAAATGATCACGTGACATGGGTCTTCTGGATGGATGCACTTCTGCCCGTCAAGTGCTGTTCATACGAACCAACATTTCCAATAACATCAGAATCTTGCTCCCAGTTTGTGCATCATCCCTCAACACACATTGGCAATGCAGAAGATTCTATAACCCCTTTCAGTGGCTACATGACAACAATAACTGGTGATCCAGAAAGAActgatgaaataaacttttcacaGAAAGTCAGAGAAGAAAGCAACAGTGCAACCACCACAGCACATGAAGCCTTCACCAAGAGCACTTTGATTGCACTAATGATATTATTTTCACTGTCTTTGTGACTGCCTTAAGGCctggtcacactgcccaaaagttgcatttaaaggtccagtttacctttgggagcagtgatttaaaaaatgttcaagatatcacatttgatgcttatgtgaaggtctgttgtatcacaaaacatcctactatataaaatttttgcaataaagcctaaaatataagaagattttgttgtttttctcaataaaccgtaactgtagacggtttagcctgggaacatttttattataactattgttcacattttgtgtatttaacaatacttacgtaacatcgattatacggattcaaatttttacagtggttgtttctaaccctaactcacattttagaattattttgaagcactaatgctgggtttttgtttcatctgcaaatggtaaattatgcctttaaacgcATGAATCATTTAAGAAATTCAAGCCTTACACGTTACATGCCCGATAtgcgcatttcatgagtttgtctgaCGTTGAACCTTTGTAGTTGTCCCCCGATGTGCGCCGGATCGGTGCTTTACGCGATTCCAGGTTTTGAGTAGCTCAAAACACGGCTTTGTGTAAAAGTTTACGCGGTATTGCactattttacataatttttacgtagtttgCATAGTTCTTACatgaacaatgcgcgaaatatgcgtggaatatcagtgatcgttCGTGAAAATGTTGCTACTATTGCGTCTGCGCAAATCATGCGCTATTGAATTCATATGCAGTTCATTAATGATAATGCGCAGATTATGCATGGTTTTCCGTGGACCTCAGTCGTCGCACACAACTACGAATTCGCCCTATTTGGGGCCTTTGCATGCCTATGCGCGAAAAGTACATGGTTTGTTAGTGATTTTAGCGTGATCTTTCCttagttcttgcgcaattcatcgaTGACTTTCATCGtgtaaatcagcgaaaattctcGATGGACAAGCACGcacaaccaaatttcttgcgtgattcaTGCATTTGCACAACTTTggggcagtgtgaccgggcctttaaACTTGCATTGTTCATAAAGCAAATGACAGCTTTAAAATATCCTTCAACTAAGTAATAATTCCCTTCCTCCCTAATTTGTTAAAATACATATTGCATTTACCATCTGAAATATTACATTATCATCTGGCAAAATAGGACACAAAgaaatgtaaataatgtatgatatgGTGTTTTATAAAAACCTTTGAATTATGTTAATGTCCATCTgtaagtgtttaaaactgtaaaTACAACTTCTTGTGATATGTGTAAGTGTGTACAGTACTACACAATTCTTACATATTTCCTTGATTTTTCCTGTGCTTGGTTTCAGAGATTTTGTCCTTTTAATAGGAAAGTGAAATATgtaaacatacaatt of Diadema setosum chromosome 15, eeDiaSeto1, whole genome shotgun sequence contains these proteins:
- the LOC140239085 gene encoding uncharacterized protein, with the translated sequence MGSITRPFVLPLATALMCLNSYSLAVEVYKFYEGRDVSLKFNQPLSSDSTFEYEIHLIYSSCFFCRNGTMIPGCLTPQQSMRFSVHFLRTSTNLTVTLRIHNINAEDSQIYLFAMREDRNGKRHFSNQDAYIEVLRPPSPPHCIIKPTEYSAALNEINCTCLLGSDGDGSLYCFQDARKIPYKGAPVRLNDHVTWVFWMDALLPVKCCSYEPTFPITSESCSQFVHHPSTHIGNAEDSITPFSGYMTTITGDPERTDEINFSQKVREESNSATTTAHEAFTKSTLIALMILFSLSL